One Helianthus annuus cultivar XRQ/B chromosome 12, HanXRQr2.0-SUNRISE, whole genome shotgun sequence genomic region harbors:
- the LOC118485097 gene encoding uncharacterized protein LOC118485097 has product MEHQDFYNLFAGSGLTATQSPASIVQNVNMENKLGTMQKPPKLMSLDEYASWSGRFKNWVQANHFECWMKIEAKYVPPVNGMGLEKGIGSLTETEQIDFKAEKKMVSILQQAIKEDILVLLQHEDNSQSMWQALKLKFQGSVSMIKSKKALIKKEFDIFTGIKGETTKQLIERYCHLVVEMKRLEITKTNEEWIDKLCDALPYDEWGTYLMMLKNNSDFMNLNLSSFIEKIEAHELELLKIKKMNSASVQQDVSLYYKGNPPVSTIQSPKIQTRFIADNTSSVSSNTPQSGNSSPFMNFEPNVKAQEQPSPQSCTGSNHQAYVSGVQCNIAVNIKNGNEITETAAKQHIALLASVLEAYEGLVAGRIGNPDMTKEDYDQIDPEELELINIKWCTAILPAVQRPQIENKPEKALIVNQDDEKIAAGFSWDKYIPGSDGQAMMAEVVEISEMVSEPETVTEDVSVIAEEVSAENAVNIEEIAAEVYCYQSEQEVLGSLMKSVLPTKISESFAGYFEEPKTGSCPRFEEKKEVVEELIDVSKELTGEALKDIADKALMGKLREVDSELVESKSVSSESVKREESGVQEIKSVKISESELDNVGKTVCVEQVVEKVLDEESEKSEKAQSEKVVSDSEDEGNFLDQYIPKSEKSVNDDPIMVVYTMVGTDKLNSDFEYPLQNVKIKNVEKVFKLVEMNINKVNNNEFFSKLKKSFVTSRPTSSGKKDGDGNVVEFENEIDKFLDEFPPITDKVKSVVRKEVPNVTFDFPKTDKKCDVVFGSVSEGLPKSILSKWIMDSGASRHMTGTLALLYDVKSINGSYVGFAGNQGGRIVGQGTLSNGVISFDKHCHPEDDVGQGAYFDQCALCPRDKEESRVGMDAQQVWISSSV; this is encoded by the exons ATGGAAcatcaagatttttataacttgtttgCGGGAAGCGGTTTGACGGCTACGCAGAGTCCGGCGAGTATAGTTCAGAACGTTAATATGGAGAACAAGTtagggacgatgcaaaagccACCGAAGCttatgagtttggatgaatatgCGAGTTGGTCAGGCCGTttcaaaaactgggtgcaagccaatCACTTCGAATGTTGGATGAAAATAGAGGCGAAGTATGTACCACCAGTTAACGGTATGGGATTGGAAAAGGGCATCGGGAGTTTGACGGAAACTGAACAGATTGACTTCAAGGCTGAAAAGAAGATGGTGAGCATTCTGCAACaggccatcaaagaagatattctCGTTTTACTGCAACATGAAGACAATTCTCAGTCGATGTGGCAAGCGTTAAAACTGAAATTTCAAGGCAGTGTGTcgatgattaagagcaagaaggcattaatcaagaaagaattcgacatTTTTACCGGGATTAAAGGAGAAACGACAAAGCAATTAATCgaaagatactgtcatcttgtggtTGAAATGAAGCGGTTAGAGATCACCAAGacgaatgaagaatggattgataaactGTGCGATGCACTTCCGTATGATGAGTGGGGCACTTATctaatgatgctgaagaataattctgattttatGAATCTCAACCTCAGCTCATTCATTGAGAAGATCGAAGCCCATGAGCTGGAATTGctgaaaatcaagaaaatgaaCTCAGCAAGTGTGCAGCAAGATGTGTCtctgtattacaaaggcaacCCTCCAGTTTCAACCATTCAAAGCCCAAAAATACAGACAAGGTTCATTGCTGATAACACCtcaagtgtttcttcaaacaCTCCGCAATCCGGCAATTCGTCACCATTCATGAACTTTGAACCGAATGTTAAAGCTCAGGAACAACCATCACCTCAAAGTTGTACTGGATCAAATCATCAGGCGTACGTTTCTGGGGTACAGTGCAATATTGCGGTAAACATAAAGAACGGAAACGAGATAACTGAAACAGCCGCAAAACAGCACATAGCACTGCTTGCTTCCGTTCTTGAGGCTTATGAGGGCTTAGTAGCAGGGAGAATCGGTAATCCTGACATgacgaaggaggattacgaccaaattgaTCCTGAAGAGCTTGAATTGATCAACATCAAGTGGTGTACGGCAATTTTG CCAGCTGTTCAGAGGCCACAAATTGAGAATAAACCGGAAAAAGCGCTGATCGTGAATCAAGACGACGAAAAGATAGCtgcaggtttcagctgggataaatatatccctGGTAGCGATGGACAGGCAATGATGGCTGAAGTAGTTGAAATTTCTGAGATGGTGTCTGAACCAGAAACAGTTACTGAAGATGTTTCTGTGATTGCTGAAGAGGTTTCTGCTGAAAATGCGGTCAATATTGAAGAAATAGCTGCTGAAGTGTATTGCTATCAGTCAGAGCAGGAGGTATTGGGAAGCTTAATGAAATCTGTATTGCCTACTAAAATttctgaatcttttgcaggttactTTGAAGAACCAAAGACTGGATCATGTCCAAGGtttgaagagaagaaagaagtcgTTGAAGAATTGATAGATGTGTCGAAAGAGCTAACTGGAGAGGCATTGAAGGACATAGCTGATAAAGCTCTCATGGGGAAGCTACGAGAGGTAGATTCAGAACTCGTGGAGTCAAAGTCTGTTAGTAGTGAGTCAGTCAAACGAGAggaatctggagttcaggagaTCAAATCTGTCAAAATATCTGAGTCTGAGTTAGACAATGTCGGTAAAACTGTGTGTGTAGAGCAGgttgttgaaaag gtgttggatgaggagAGTGAGAAATCTGAAAAGGCTCAATCTGAGAAGGTTGTTAGTGATTCTGAAGATGAAGGGAATTTCTTAGATCAATATATACCGAAATCGGAGAAGAGTGTGAATGATGATCCAATCATGGTGGTATATACTATGGTTGGAACAGACAAACTTAATTCCGATTTCGAGTATCCACTTCAGAATGTGAAAATCAAGAATGTCGAAAAAGTGTTTAAAttggttgaaatgaacattaaCAAGGTCaataacaatgaattcttttcAAAACTTAAAAAGTCTTTTGTTACATCACGTCCAACAAGTTCGGGAAAGAAAGACGGGGATG gtaacgtTGTTGAGTTTGAAAATGAAATTGATAAGTTTCTTGATGAGTTTCCTCCGATAACCGATAAAGTAAAATCAGTTGTGAGAAAAGAGGTTCCTAATGTTACGTTTGACTTTCCGAAAACAGACAAGAAGTGTGATGTTGTGTTCGGAAGTGTGTCTGAA gggctgcccaagtctatATTGTCAaaatggattatggatagtggtgcttcaaggcatatgactgggACGCTAGCTCTTCTCTATGATGTCAAATCCATCAATGGAAGCTATGTTGGATTTGCCGGGAATCAAGGTGGAAGGATCGTTGGTCAAGGAACGCTGTCAAATGGCGTGATTTCGTTCGACAAG